From Andrena cerasifolii isolate SP2316 chromosome 12, iyAndCera1_principal, whole genome shotgun sequence, a single genomic window includes:
- the LOC143375011 gene encoding RING finger protein 207 isoform X4 encodes MASLGQQTQLKDGAQLPPPDQLILQLVELTNSENPPCANCDKHDKSSMFFCTTCGQALCTHCRENTHRAKMFSTHEVVHMSKCAKDNQRRCPLHGEQYIMYSQSAKCMLCATCFRDTPADARPHCVDIESAWQQASKKMERAVNSICELQAGIRDGVVALKSQLDELRHSRESEQRALNTFCQGMQEVITKTHGTVLTELQRQFESKERVVRGQLFSLGSALPVLQMHLMLCTAFTSGATKYQFLELAHPMLERLSRVAQLGYPSRPPLLTAHLKTNYRCEFARALQPFVGQSQASKESLYDQTHGMGQQEPPVIQSSKTTQRIPPKSGGESGPFSHHCRTFDTQLKELNQQLLTVKERLGELHRDVALLRRANTPPLGTRYDHVARDCRVLRQQLENHQIELERLKNVFDTLWDEQLCRIHIEKDIFHSQMNDILSLRNQVKQLQNLAQQLEPFIKSFTTGVSAGEVSMSASDAASNQQLQVLLEHLARLQMQEPPQQPQTQAPTKEHRHSRNTSTSADNALYMKESKEMPTRCRTPSGGVGAVLDSSGNIVVYGTAKSTDSKRGVLSQLMEKAWTKEDRKKSPGREEGRDRSQSRRSRKSPDSAKPKTPPGHSTTSKVRSLYRSLKGGSGDTSAEGLDQPERCTDAQKPQSHTAAGEEGEYQRISEASSLGEAKKRVQAQVHAVPDEQPLPANKGTKVYPASDPEDVLYGDDKASTEVRRRRRASCDSLSTTGSGSRRSSIADGTVGESVPDPRKTLVVLIGPTPAKSSLVQKQRSWETFPRLKSKRSSTTAAEGTASSFGQLKKADSFEGHEETVRTLVAAVQETRSHLRHHHAYHHRHHRKSKTN; translated from the exons ATGGCGTCCTTAGG GCAACAGACACAGCTGAAGGATGGGGCACAACTACCACCACCCGATCAGCTGATACTACAGTTGGTTGAGCTAACGAACTCTGAGAATCCACCCTGTGCCAATTGCGACAAGCATGACAAGTCTTCTATGTTCTTTTGTACAACATGTG GACAAGCACTGTGCACCCACTGCAGGGAGAATACTCACCGTGCGAAGATGTTCTCCACGCACGAGGTGGTGCACATGAGCAAATGTGCCAAGGACAACCAGCGTCGCTGCCCCCTCCACGGTGAACAGTACATAATGTACAGCCAGAGCGCAAAATGCATGCTCTGTGCGACGTGCTTCCGCGACACGCCGGCGGACGCCAGGCCCCACTGCGTAGACATCGAGAGCGCCTGGCAGCAGGcgtcgaagaagatggagaGGGCGGTGAACTCGATCTGCGAGCTGCAGGCGGGCATCAGGGACGGCGTGGTGGCCCTGAAATCGCAGCTGGACGAGCTACGGCACAGCAGGGAGTCGGAGCAAAGGGCGCTCAACACCTTCTGCCAGGGAATGCAGGAGGTGATCACGAAAACCCACGGGACGGTACTGACGGAGCTCCAACGGCAGTTCGAGAGCAAAGAGAGGGTGGTCCGTGGTCAGCTGTTCTCCCTAGGTAGCGCGCTTCCCGTACTACAGATGCATTTGATGTTGTGCACCGCTTTCACCAGCGGCGCGACGAAATATCAATTTCTCGAGCTAGCCCATCCGATGCTGGAGCGGTTGAGCCGCGTGGCCCAGCTGGGATACCCGTCGAGGCCGCCTTTGCTCACCGCCCACCTAAAGACCAACTACAGGTGCGAGTTCGCCAGGGCGTTGCAGCCGTTCGTCGGTCAGTCCCAGGCGTCCAAGGAGTCCCTGTACGACCAGACCCACGGGATGGGCCAGCAGGAGCCGCCTGTGATTCAG AGCAGCAAGACCACCCAGAGGATCCCGCCAAAGAGTGGAGGCGAAAGTGGGCCCTTCTCCCATCACTGCCGAACCTTTGACACTCAGCTCAAGGAATTGAACCAACAGTTGCTCACGGTGAAAGAAAGGCTGGGGGAGCTTCATCGTGACGTGGCTCTTCTCCGAAGGGCCAACACCCCCCCGTTGGGGACCCGCTACGACCACGTGGCCAGGGACTGTCGGGTGTTGAGGCAGCAGTTGGAAAACCATCAGATAGAGTTAGAACGGCTCAAGAACGTCTTCGACACGTTATGGGACGAGCAGTTGTGCAGGATCCACATAGAGAAGGACATCTTTCATTCTCAG ATGAACGACATCCTGTCGCTGAGGAATCAGGTGAAGCAGCTGCAGAACCTGGCCCAGCAGCTGGAGCCGTTCATAAAGTCCTTCACGACCGGAGTCAGCGCTGGCGAAGTGAGCATGTCAGCCTCGGACGCTGCCAGCAACCAGCAGCTACAAGTGCTGCTGGAGCATTTGGCGCGCTTGCAGATGCAGGAGCCGCCGCAGCAACCGCAGACCCAAGCTCCCACCAAGGAGCACCGCCACTCGCGTAACACTTCCACCAGCGCCGACAACGCGCTCTATATGAAAG AGTCGAAGGAGATGCCGACGCGTTGTCGCACACCCTCGGGCGGTGTGGGTGCAGTGCTCGACTCAAGCGGGAACATCGTGGTTTACGGAACGGCCAAGTCCACCGACTCGAAGAGAGGAGTCCTGAGTCAATTGATGGAAAAGGCCTGGACCAAGGAGGACCGGAAGAAGTCGCCGGGTAGAGAGGAGGGCCGCGATCGCAGCCAGAGCCGGCGATCGAGGAAGTCACCGGACAGCGCCAAGCCGAAGACACCGCCCGGCCACTCGACCACCAGCAAAGTACGCTCCCTGTATCGGTCCCTGAAGGGTGGCAGCGGCGACACCTCCGCCGAGGGACTCGACCAACCGGAACGGTGCACAGACGCCCAGAAACCACAGTCACACACGGCTG CAGGCGAGGAAGGGGAGTACCAACGAATCTCCGAGGCGTCGAGCCTAGGGGAGGCCAAGAAACGCGTGCAGGCCCAGGTGCATGCGGTTCCTGACGAGCAACCGCTCCCTGCTAACAAGGGCACTAAGGTGTACCCTGCCAGCGACCCGGAAGACGTCCTCTACGGAGACGATAAAGCGTCCACGGAAGTGAGGAGGCGTCGGCGAGCCAGCTGCGACAGCCTCAGCACCACCGGGTCCGGCAGCAGGCGGTCAAGCATCGCGGATGGGACGGTAGGTGAATCCGTTCCGGATCCAAGGAAAACGCTGGTTGTGTTGATCGGGCCTACGCCTGCGAAGTCGTCTCTGGTGCAGAAGCAGCGCTCCTGGGAAACGTTCCCCAGGCTAAAAAGCAAGCGCAGCAGTACCACTGCTGCCGAGGGGACTGCTTCCTCTTTCGGCCAGCTGAAAAAAGCAGACAGCTTCGAGGGACACGAGGAAACGGTGCGCACCTTGGTGGCAGCGGTGCAGGAGACCAGGTCTCACCTGCGACACCATCACGCGTACCACCATCGCCATCACCGCAAGAGCAAGACAAACTAA
- the LOC143375011 gene encoding RING finger protein 207 isoform X6 — MFFCTTCGQALCTHCRENTHRAKMFSTHEVVHMSKCAKDNQRRCPLHGEQYIMYSQSAKCMLCATCFRDTPADARPHCVDIESAWQQASKKMERAVNSICELQAGIRDGVVALKSQLDELRHSRESEQRALNTFCQGMQEVITKTHGTVLTELQRQFESKERVVRGQLFSLGSALPVLQMHLMLCTAFTSGATKYQFLELAHPMLERLSRVAQLGYPSRPPLLTAHLKTNYRCEFARALQPFVGQSQASKESLYDQTHGMGQQEPPVIQSSKTTQRIPPKSGGESGPFSHHCRTFDTQLKELNQQLLTVKERLGELHRDVALLRRANTPPLGTRYDHVARDCRVLRQQLENHQIELERLKNVFDTLWDEQLCRIHIEKDIFHSQMNDILSLRNQVKQLQNLAQQLEPFIKSFTTGVSAGEVSMSASDAASNQQLQVLLEHLARLQMQEPPQQPQTQAPTKEHRHSRNTSTSADNALYMKESKEMPTRCRTPSGGVGAVLDSSGNIVVYGTAKSTDSKRGVLSQLMEKAWTKEDRKKSPGREEGRDRSQSRRSRKSPDSAKPKTPPGHSTTSKVRSLYRSLKGGSGDTSAEGLDQPERCTDAQKPQSHTAAGEEGEYQRISEASSLGEAKKRVQAQVHAVPDEQPLPANKGTKVYPASDPEDVLYGDDKASTEVRRRRRASCDSLSTTGSGSRRSSIADGTVGESVPDPRKTLVVLIGPTPAKSSLVQKQRSWETFPRLKSKRSSTTAAEGTASSFGQLKKADSFEGHEETVRTLVAAVQETRSHLRHHHAYHHRHHRKSKTN; from the exons ATGTTCTTTTGTACAACATGTG GACAAGCACTGTGCACCCACTGCAGGGAGAATACTCACCGTGCGAAGATGTTCTCCACGCACGAGGTGGTGCACATGAGCAAATGTGCCAAGGACAACCAGCGTCGCTGCCCCCTCCACGGTGAACAGTACATAATGTACAGCCAGAGCGCAAAATGCATGCTCTGTGCGACGTGCTTCCGCGACACGCCGGCGGACGCCAGGCCCCACTGCGTAGACATCGAGAGCGCCTGGCAGCAGGcgtcgaagaagatggagaGGGCGGTGAACTCGATCTGCGAGCTGCAGGCGGGCATCAGGGACGGCGTGGTGGCCCTGAAATCGCAGCTGGACGAGCTACGGCACAGCAGGGAGTCGGAGCAAAGGGCGCTCAACACCTTCTGCCAGGGAATGCAGGAGGTGATCACGAAAACCCACGGGACGGTACTGACGGAGCTCCAACGGCAGTTCGAGAGCAAAGAGAGGGTGGTCCGTGGTCAGCTGTTCTCCCTAGGTAGCGCGCTTCCCGTACTACAGATGCATTTGATGTTGTGCACCGCTTTCACCAGCGGCGCGACGAAATATCAATTTCTCGAGCTAGCCCATCCGATGCTGGAGCGGTTGAGCCGCGTGGCCCAGCTGGGATACCCGTCGAGGCCGCCTTTGCTCACCGCCCACCTAAAGACCAACTACAGGTGCGAGTTCGCCAGGGCGTTGCAGCCGTTCGTCGGTCAGTCCCAGGCGTCCAAGGAGTCCCTGTACGACCAGACCCACGGGATGGGCCAGCAGGAGCCGCCTGTGATTCAG AGCAGCAAGACCACCCAGAGGATCCCGCCAAAGAGTGGAGGCGAAAGTGGGCCCTTCTCCCATCACTGCCGAACCTTTGACACTCAGCTCAAGGAATTGAACCAACAGTTGCTCACGGTGAAAGAAAGGCTGGGGGAGCTTCATCGTGACGTGGCTCTTCTCCGAAGGGCCAACACCCCCCCGTTGGGGACCCGCTACGACCACGTGGCCAGGGACTGTCGGGTGTTGAGGCAGCAGTTGGAAAACCATCAGATAGAGTTAGAACGGCTCAAGAACGTCTTCGACACGTTATGGGACGAGCAGTTGTGCAGGATCCACATAGAGAAGGACATCTTTCATTCTCAG ATGAACGACATCCTGTCGCTGAGGAATCAGGTGAAGCAGCTGCAGAACCTGGCCCAGCAGCTGGAGCCGTTCATAAAGTCCTTCACGACCGGAGTCAGCGCTGGCGAAGTGAGCATGTCAGCCTCGGACGCTGCCAGCAACCAGCAGCTACAAGTGCTGCTGGAGCATTTGGCGCGCTTGCAGATGCAGGAGCCGCCGCAGCAACCGCAGACCCAAGCTCCCACCAAGGAGCACCGCCACTCGCGTAACACTTCCACCAGCGCCGACAACGCGCTCTATATGAAAG AGTCGAAGGAGATGCCGACGCGTTGTCGCACACCCTCGGGCGGTGTGGGTGCAGTGCTCGACTCAAGCGGGAACATCGTGGTTTACGGAACGGCCAAGTCCACCGACTCGAAGAGAGGAGTCCTGAGTCAATTGATGGAAAAGGCCTGGACCAAGGAGGACCGGAAGAAGTCGCCGGGTAGAGAGGAGGGCCGCGATCGCAGCCAGAGCCGGCGATCGAGGAAGTCACCGGACAGCGCCAAGCCGAAGACACCGCCCGGCCACTCGACCACCAGCAAAGTACGCTCCCTGTATCGGTCCCTGAAGGGTGGCAGCGGCGACACCTCCGCCGAGGGACTCGACCAACCGGAACGGTGCACAGACGCCCAGAAACCACAGTCACACACGGCTG CAGGCGAGGAAGGGGAGTACCAACGAATCTCCGAGGCGTCGAGCCTAGGGGAGGCCAAGAAACGCGTGCAGGCCCAGGTGCATGCGGTTCCTGACGAGCAACCGCTCCCTGCTAACAAGGGCACTAAGGTGTACCCTGCCAGCGACCCGGAAGACGTCCTCTACGGAGACGATAAAGCGTCCACGGAAGTGAGGAGGCGTCGGCGAGCCAGCTGCGACAGCCTCAGCACCACCGGGTCCGGCAGCAGGCGGTCAAGCATCGCGGATGGGACGGTAGGTGAATCCGTTCCGGATCCAAGGAAAACGCTGGTTGTGTTGATCGGGCCTACGCCTGCGAAGTCGTCTCTGGTGCAGAAGCAGCGCTCCTGGGAAACGTTCCCCAGGCTAAAAAGCAAGCGCAGCAGTACCACTGCTGCCGAGGGGACTGCTTCCTCTTTCGGCCAGCTGAAAAAAGCAGACAGCTTCGAGGGACACGAGGAAACGGTGCGCACCTTGGTGGCAGCGGTGCAGGAGACCAGGTCTCACCTGCGACACCATCACGCGTACCACCATCGCCATCACCGCAAGAGCAAGACAAACTAA